Proteins from one Hemicordylus capensis ecotype Gifberg chromosome 7, rHemCap1.1.pri, whole genome shotgun sequence genomic window:
- the SDHAF1 gene encoding succinate dehydrogenase assembly factor 1, mitochondrial, which translates to MARHSKLQKQVLSLYRNFLRAGKDKPGFLPRIRAEFRKNAQIPRTDVMYIEYLVRRGQRQLEQLRDVHTKQMGAFVKTKWEDR; encoded by the coding sequence ATGGCCCGCCACAGCAAGCTCCAGAAGCAGGTGCTGAGCTTATACCGGAATTTCCTACGAGCTGGCAAGGACAAGCCAGGTTTCCTCCCTCGGATACGGGCCGAGTTCCGGAAGAACGCCCAGATCCCCCGGACAGACGTCATGTATATAGAATACCTCGTCCGCCGCGGACAGAGGCAGCTGGAGCAGCTTAGAGACGTCCACACCAAACAGATGGGAGCGTTTGTCAAAACGAAGTGGGAGGATCGGTGA